The proteins below are encoded in one region of Deltaproteobacteria bacterium:
- a CDS encoding thiolase family protein, translating to MAHPLSGAAAIVGLGITPQGRVYGNTPLGFAVDAVQLALADAGLQRGDLDGLLLNPGLAWADMGMGSFQLQQAMGLRDLRLSATMNLGGATACAMIQHAAQAIAAGLATTVACVFSDAPLKPEQPAGERSSSGSAYGFVRGWEAAYGYFGVNAMYALVARRHMHRYGTTQDHLGAVAVAQRRWANLNPAAQMHAQPLTLEDYHRSRWIVEPFHLFDCCLVSNGGLAVIVTGPERARDLRQPPVYIRGMAQGHLGGDPSETLSSGAVLSREPAFRMAGLTLRDVDVVELYDCYSFTVIVTLEDYGFCAKGEGGPFAAENATGPGGRLALNTGGGQLSSFYMWGMTPVSEGVIQVRGAGGRRQVAKHDVALVSGNGGVLSTHSTLVLAREPS from the coding sequence ATGGCCCATCCGCTCTCCGGCGCGGCCGCAATCGTCGGCCTCGGCATCACACCGCAGGGGAGAGTCTACGGCAACACGCCGCTCGGCTTCGCGGTGGATGCCGTGCAGCTCGCGCTCGCGGACGCGGGCCTCCAGCGCGGAGACCTCGACGGGCTCCTCCTGAACCCCGGTCTCGCCTGGGCCGACATGGGCATGGGCTCCTTCCAGCTCCAGCAGGCGATGGGGCTCCGCGATCTCCGCCTCTCTGCCACCATGAACCTCGGCGGCGCGACGGCGTGCGCCATGATCCAGCACGCCGCGCAGGCGATCGCGGCCGGGCTCGCGACCACGGTCGCGTGCGTGTTCTCCGACGCGCCGCTCAAGCCCGAGCAGCCCGCGGGCGAGCGCAGCTCGAGCGGCAGCGCTTACGGCTTCGTGCGCGGCTGGGAGGCGGCCTACGGCTACTTCGGCGTGAACGCGATGTACGCGCTCGTCGCCCGCCGTCACATGCACAGGTACGGCACGACGCAGGATCACCTGGGCGCGGTCGCGGTGGCGCAGCGCAGGTGGGCCAACTTGAACCCCGCTGCCCAGATGCACGCGCAGCCGCTCACGCTCGAGGACTACCACCGCTCGCGCTGGATCGTGGAGCCGTTCCACCTCTTCGACTGCTGCCTGGTCTCGAACGGCGGCCTGGCCGTCATCGTGACCGGCCCCGAGCGGGCCCGCGACCTGCGCCAGCCGCCGGTCTACATCCGCGGCATGGCGCAGGGGCACCTGGGCGGCGATCCCTCGGAGACGCTCTCCTCCGGCGCCGTGCTGTCGCGCGAGCCGGCGTTCCGGATGGCCGGCCTCACGCTCCGCGACGTCGACGTGGTCGAGCTCTACGACTGCTACTCGTTCACCGTGATCGTCACGCTCGAGGACTACGGGTTCTGCGCCAAGGGCGAGGGCGGGCCCTTCGCCGCCGAGAACGCGACCGGCCCCGGCGGCCGGCTCGCGCTGAACACCGGCGGCGGCCAGCTCTCGAGCTTCTACATGTGGGGCATGACGCCGGTCTCGGAAGGCGTCATCCAGGTGCGCGGCGCGGGCGGGCGGCGCCAGGTGGCGAAGCACGACGTGGCGCTCGTCTCCGGCAACGGCGGCGTCCTCTCCACGCACTCGACGCTGGTTCTCGCCCGGGAGCCGTCGTGA
- a CDS encoding response regulator transcription factor, which yields MAAIRTLVVDDEKLARDRLVGFLSGLDDVSLLGQAADGVEALKLIEEERPDLVFLDVQMPGMDGFEVLRALREPPPHVVFSTAYDEYAIRAFEVGAVDYLLKPFGRRRVEEAVGRVRARLGAANAAPDWERVLRRVEEQRKVYVSQVPVHSGKRILILPVTDVLWFGVEYRLVYAHTAERAFMTNYTLRELEERLDPAHFFRAHKSSLVNLGQVKEVVPWFGGRHKLVMRDPAGSEVALSRAQARALRARLRW from the coding sequence ATGGCCGCCATCCGCACCCTCGTCGTCGACGACGAGAAGCTGGCGCGCGACCGCCTGGTCGGCTTCCTCTCCGGCCTGGACGACGTCAGCCTCCTCGGCCAGGCGGCCGACGGCGTCGAGGCCTTGAAGCTCATCGAGGAGGAGCGTCCCGACCTCGTCTTCCTCGATGTCCAGATGCCCGGCATGGACGGCTTCGAGGTGCTGCGAGCGCTGCGCGAGCCACCCCCGCACGTCGTCTTCTCCACCGCCTACGACGAGTACGCGATCCGCGCCTTCGAAGTGGGCGCGGTGGACTACCTCTTGAAGCCCTTCGGCCGCCGCCGCGTCGAAGAAGCGGTGGGCCGCGTGCGTGCGCGCCTGGGCGCCGCGAACGCAGCCCCGGACTGGGAGCGCGTGCTCCGCCGGGTGGAGGAGCAGCGCAAGGTCTACGTGAGCCAGGTGCCGGTGCACAGCGGGAAGCGCATCCTGATCCTGCCGGTGACGGACGTGCTGTGGTTCGGGGTCGAATACCGCCTGGTCTACGCCCACACGGCCGAGCGCGCCTTCATGACCAATTACACGCTGCGCGAGCTCGAGGAGCGGCTCGACCCGGCGCACTTCTTCCGCGCCCACAAGTCGAGCCTCGTGAACCTCGGGCAAGTGAAGGAGGTCGTCCCCTGGTTCGGGGGCCGCCACAAGCTCGTCATGCGCGACCCGGCGGGCAGCGAGGTCGCGCTCAGCCGCGCGCAGGCGCGGGCGCTGCGCGCGCGGCTCCGGTGGTAG
- a CDS encoding Zn-ribbon domain-containing OB-fold protein, producing the protein MAPFWEGARRHELVVQRCRGCGAYRFPARDLCSRCLSREAEWARVSGRGTVFSYAVMHQVYHPGFAAEVPYAVVVVELAEGARLVSNLVGCPLRDVTIGMPVEVVFEEVTPEVTLPKFRPAARR; encoded by the coding sequence ATGGCGCCCTTCTGGGAGGGCGCGCGACGCCACGAGCTGGTCGTGCAGCGCTGCCGCGGCTGCGGGGCGTACCGCTTCCCGGCGCGCGACCTCTGCAGCCGCTGCCTCTCGCGCGAGGCGGAGTGGGCCCGGGTCTCCGGGCGCGGGACGGTCTTCAGCTACGCCGTCATGCACCAGGTCTACCACCCGGGCTTCGCCGCCGAGGTGCCGTACGCGGTGGTGGTGGTCGAGCTGGCGGAGGGGGCCCGGCTGGTCTCGAACCTGGTCGGCTGCCCGCTGCGGGACGTGACGATCGGCATGCCCGTGGAAGTCGTGTTCGAGGAAGTCACGCCCGAGGTGACGCTGCCGAAGTTCCGCCCCGCTGCGCGCCGCTGA
- a CDS encoding sensor histidine kinase — MPPAPPAMPQPHRANRMLLLVFGTGAAIGLQLGFLHVFLWRRWTALGAFTALSAFVVPALGYAAVVYGLWRWVFPRLRARTLFAQITLQVLVSLLTFAVLSTLTTELIATLRGAPSLFGAPTGIGKHITVTPEQEQMVVRLYALAPVIPTVLLALIGYHQYWQRVLSLQHREHELVELAASAQLAALRAQINPHFLFNSLNSIAQLIRADPDRAEACVERLAEMFRYVLHHGEKDFVPLADELKMAHAYLDIERARFGDRLRLETHIEPPSLQHLIPTLILQPLVENAVRHGLSRKRGGGTVRIDAALADGCLELVVDDDGLGMPAAAFERLYERGIGLRNMRDRLERLYGPAHLPEITSAPGTGTRVRLRLPLRPAEAAA; from the coding sequence ATGCCGCCGGCGCCACCCGCCATGCCGCAACCGCACCGGGCCAACCGCATGCTGCTGCTCGTCTTCGGGACGGGCGCCGCGATCGGCCTCCAGCTGGGCTTCCTCCACGTCTTCCTGTGGCGCAGGTGGACGGCCCTCGGCGCCTTCACGGCCCTCAGCGCCTTCGTGGTGCCGGCCCTCGGTTATGCGGCGGTCGTGTACGGCCTCTGGCGGTGGGTCTTCCCGCGGCTCCGTGCGCGCACGTTGTTCGCCCAGATCACCCTCCAGGTGCTGGTCTCGCTCCTCACGTTCGCCGTCCTCTCCACGCTCACCACCGAGCTGATCGCCACGCTGCGCGGCGCGCCCTCGCTCTTCGGGGCGCCCACCGGCATCGGGAAGCACATCACGGTCACGCCCGAGCAGGAGCAGATGGTGGTGCGCCTTTACGCACTCGCACCCGTCATCCCGACCGTGCTCCTGGCGCTCATCGGCTACCATCAGTACTGGCAGCGCGTGCTCTCGCTCCAGCACCGCGAGCACGAGCTCGTCGAGCTGGCCGCCTCCGCGCAGCTCGCCGCGCTGCGCGCCCAGATCAACCCGCACTTCCTCTTCAACAGCCTGAACTCGATCGCGCAGCTGATCCGCGCCGACCCCGACCGGGCCGAGGCGTGCGTCGAGCGCCTGGCGGAGATGTTCCGCTACGTGCTGCACCACGGCGAGAAGGACTTCGTGCCGCTCGCCGACGAGCTGAAGATGGCGCACGCGTACCTCGACATCGAACGCGCCCGCTTCGGCGACCGCCTGCGCCTCGAGACGCACATCGAGCCGCCGAGCCTCCAGCACCTGATCCCGACCCTGATCCTCCAGCCGCTGGTCGAGAACGCGGTGCGGCACGGTCTCTCGCGCAAGCGCGGCGGCGGCACGGTGCGCATCGACGCCGCGCTCGCCGACGGCTGCCTCGAGCTGGTCGTCGACGACGACGGCCTCGGCATGCCCGCCGCCGCCTTCGAGCGTCTGTACGAGCGGGGCATCGGGCTGCGCAACATGCGCGATCGGCTCGAGCGGCTCTACGGCCCCGCCCACCTGCCCGAGATCACGAGCGCACCCGGGACGGGCACCCGGGTGCGGCTCCGTCTCCCGCTCCGCCCCGCCGAGGCCGCGGCCTAG